In the Marinomonas algicola genome, one interval contains:
- a CDS encoding thiol:disulfide interchange protein DsbA/DsbL, which translates to MKKLFLSFVLAFVLPSLAIAADYSPGNGYTLIKSPVRTASPDKIEVIEIFWYGCPHCFSLEPLTEAWSADLPEDVDFKFTPAVFGRNWLAHAKAYHVADILNVLDKTHSALFNAIHLDKRRLNSEDDLAEFFAQYGVSEDEFKKQYNSFAVNSRLKQADAKIRAYGARGVPGLIVNGKYLVTAETANGSNNIYNVVDYLIEQERKTM; encoded by the coding sequence ATGAAAAAACTGTTCCTATCCTTCGTACTCGCTTTTGTTTTACCTTCACTCGCTATCGCTGCCGATTACAGCCCAGGCAATGGCTACACTCTTATCAAATCACCTGTACGAACCGCATCGCCTGACAAAATAGAAGTCATCGAAATTTTTTGGTATGGCTGCCCACATTGTTTTTCGCTTGAGCCTTTAACAGAAGCTTGGTCGGCAGACCTGCCAGAAGACGTAGACTTCAAGTTCACTCCAGCCGTATTTGGCCGTAACTGGCTAGCTCACGCAAAAGCGTATCATGTTGCGGATATTCTGAATGTATTAGATAAAACACACTCAGCCTTGTTCAATGCTATACATTTAGACAAACGTCGTCTAAATTCAGAAGATGACTTAGCGGAATTTTTTGCGCAATATGGTGTAAGTGAAGATGAATTCAAAAAACAATACAATTCTTTCGCCGTAAACAGCCGTTTGAAGCAAGCCGATGCCAAAATCAGAGCCTATGGCGCTCGTGGCGTTCCAGGTTTAATTGTTAACGGTAAATATTTAGTGACCGCGGAGACGGCAAATGGTAGTAATAACATCTATAATGTTGTTGACTACCTAATAGAACAAGAACGCAAAACAATGTAG
- the tatA gene encoding Sec-independent protein translocase subunit TatA: protein MLGGISIWQLLIVLAILILIFGTKKLKNLGSDLGGAVKGFKEAVNKDEQDDEKKADVQAKVIEDDKKDKSA, encoded by the coding sequence ATGCTTGGTGGAATTAGTATTTGGCAACTTCTTATCGTTTTAGCCATTCTCATCCTTATATTTGGCACTAAGAAATTAAAAAACTTAGGCTCTGACTTAGGTGGTGCCGTGAAAGGCTTTAAAGAAGCGGTAAACAAAGACGAGCAAGATGACGAGAAAAAAGCCGATGTTCAAGCTAAAGTCATTGAAGATGATAAAAAAGATAAGAGCGCATAA
- a CDS encoding c-type cytochrome, translating into MKKVLVGMLVAVSATSVAMAQGNADAGKELVTTCAACHAADGNSLAPTFPKLAGQQEKYLLKQLNDIKSGTRPIAQMAGQLDNLTDQNLADIAAYFASNAVVVGQADAALVEAGKALYRSGNPKTGVPACTACHGPSGKGLDSAAFPSLSGQHADYTKSQLKMFQKGERANDPANIMRDIAFKMNDNEIEAVSSYIQGLY; encoded by the coding sequence ATGAAAAAAGTATTAGTAGGTATGTTGGTCGCAGTGAGCGCAACATCAGTAGCAATGGCTCAAGGCAATGCCGATGCTGGAAAAGAATTGGTAACAACTTGCGCAGCCTGTCATGCAGCGGACGGAAACAGCCTTGCGCCTACTTTCCCGAAACTTGCTGGTCAGCAAGAAAAATACCTTCTTAAACAACTGAATGATATCAAATCCGGTACTCGTCCAATTGCACAGATGGCCGGACAGCTTGACAACCTAACAGATCAAAACTTAGCCGACATCGCCGCTTACTTTGCAAGCAACGCTGTTGTTGTTGGTCAAGCCGATGCCGCTTTAGTAGAAGCTGGTAAAGCACTGTATCGTTCAGGCAACCCTAAAACAGGTGTTCCGGCTTGCACAGCGTGCCATGGACCAAGCGGTAAAGGCCTTGATTCAGCGGCTTTCCCATCACTCAGCGGTCAACATGCTGACTACACCAAGTCTCAGCTAAAAATGTTCCAAAAAGGTGAAAGAGCAAATGATCCGGCCAATATCATGCGTGATATCGCCTTTAAAATGAATGATAATGAAATTGAAGCCGTTTCTAGCTATATTCAAGGCCTTTACTAG
- the tatC gene encoding twin-arginine translocase subunit TatC, with amino-acid sequence MSHNNTASQTPLVTHLIELRNRLLKTVIVILVLFLGLYVFANDLYLMVSEPLRLLLPEGSSLIATEVASPFLAPLKLTFAIAVLLSVPFTLYQAWAFIAPALYKNEKQIAIPLLISSIFLFYAGVVFAYYVVLPLIFGFFTSIGPSEVTVMTDINHYLNFVLKLFFAFGATFEIPVATYLLIKAGITTVKSLSAKRPYIILGCFVMGMLLTPPDIFSQTLLAIPMWLLFEVGLIAGRSVPVNDDENETAETPAAS; translated from the coding sequence ATGAGTCATAACAATACCGCGTCTCAAACACCCTTAGTTACGCATTTAATTGAGTTACGTAATCGTTTATTAAAAACAGTTATTGTTATTTTGGTTCTATTTCTCGGTCTCTATGTTTTTGCAAATGACCTCTATTTAATGGTGTCCGAACCTTTAAGATTATTGCTACCAGAAGGAAGCTCTTTAATTGCTACCGAGGTTGCCTCTCCATTTTTGGCCCCTTTAAAACTTACCTTTGCCATTGCCGTCTTGTTGTCTGTTCCCTTTACCTTATACCAAGCGTGGGCTTTTATAGCGCCCGCACTTTATAAGAATGAAAAACAAATCGCGATTCCGTTATTAATTTCAAGTATTTTTCTTTTCTATGCTGGCGTTGTTTTCGCTTACTACGTCGTCTTACCATTAATTTTTGGGTTCTTTACGTCTATTGGCCCAAGTGAAGTAACCGTAATGACGGACATAAATCATTATTTGAACTTTGTATTGAAACTCTTTTTTGCGTTCGGTGCTACTTTCGAAATACCGGTAGCCACTTACCTACTCATTAAAGCAGGAATCACAACCGTTAAATCTCTTTCAGCAAAACGCCCGTATATCATTCTAGGCTGTTTCGTAATGGGGATGCTACTCACGCCTCCAGACATCTTCTCACAGACCTTGCTCGCTATTCCTATGTGGTTACTATTTGAAGTGGGGCTAATTGCGGGACGCTCCGTTCCTGTTAATGACGATGAAAACGAAACCGCTGAGACACCAGCGGCTTCATAG
- a CDS encoding S24 family peptidase → MKQQLDFIAYIQRMLNEGDFTATYKFALLHAIADVCVEQPIAREQNELVIPLPTLAEKLILLYWHHAVPFSSEHTGEKALLKQNAGAQSKVISVLYECQQNNIRNLRQLKQSSYWKTAFNAAMATLKTGPLWRLQILAKQEECFLYPHTRHSQFITLNTGISNCFRRFYDLVVYLAKNAWLQKIQSIKQNQSLIGPQSQLHDFLFGTDRTVLVKAKPILVELQENLCFYCNKPMNNSIEIDHFIPFSRYTNDLGHNFVAAHSVCNNNKRDYLAAQYHRENWQQQNLVSYADTITSELSHYFYCDVDTSLAVSNWAYQVAEENGSKLWVGVKDRFINFKSSAEVISFPEMSATKDQFHEVLTSEKTNRNLVDNTQETLPYYPNLKIACGHFKTGDDSDVEYMDVPNCIGVRIDPDNHFLARASGHSMNGGKHPILDRQLLLLERITPDKAGSLQNITVAIERHDIGGESQYLLRDVKKVASGKYLLVAKNPDYDDLLADDNMRTFARLKHVFLEES, encoded by the coding sequence ATGAAGCAGCAGCTTGATTTTATTGCTTACATTCAAAGGATGTTAAACGAAGGTGACTTTACGGCAACCTACAAGTTTGCGTTACTTCACGCCATTGCCGACGTATGTGTAGAGCAACCAATAGCAAGAGAACAAAATGAGTTAGTCATACCTTTGCCTACATTAGCTGAAAAATTGATTCTATTATATTGGCATCATGCTGTGCCTTTCTCATCAGAACACACAGGGGAAAAAGCGCTACTGAAACAAAACGCTGGTGCTCAATCAAAAGTTATTTCCGTACTGTATGAGTGCCAACAAAATAATATCCGTAATTTACGGCAATTAAAGCAAAGCTCATATTGGAAAACCGCGTTTAATGCCGCGATGGCAACGTTAAAAACCGGTCCCCTTTGGCGTTTGCAAATATTAGCGAAGCAAGAAGAATGTTTCTTGTACCCTCATACACGCCATTCTCAATTTATAACGTTAAATACGGGTATTTCAAATTGCTTTAGACGTTTTTATGATCTAGTTGTCTATCTTGCAAAGAATGCATGGTTACAAAAAATTCAAAGTATTAAGCAGAATCAGTCCCTTATTGGTCCACAAAGTCAATTACATGACTTTTTATTTGGTACTGACCGCACTGTATTAGTAAAGGCCAAACCTATTTTGGTCGAGTTACAAGAAAACCTGTGTTTTTATTGTAATAAGCCAATGAATAATAGTATTGAAATCGATCACTTTATTCCCTTTTCGCGATACACCAACGATCTTGGACACAATTTTGTGGCGGCTCATTCGGTTTGTAATAACAACAAGCGAGATTATTTAGCGGCGCAGTACCATAGGGAGAATTGGCAGCAACAAAATTTAGTTTCTTATGCTGACACCATTACGAGTGAATTGAGTCATTATTTTTATTGTGATGTTGATACGTCATTAGCGGTGAGTAATTGGGCTTATCAAGTAGCTGAAGAGAATGGCTCTAAATTATGGGTTGGAGTAAAAGATAGGTTTATAAACTTCAAATCTTCTGCAGAGGTTATCTCTTTTCCTGAGATGAGTGCTACTAAAGATCAATTTCATGAAGTCTTAACGTCAGAAAAAACAAACCGTAATCTAGTAGATAATACTCAAGAAACATTGCCTTATTACCCTAACTTAAAGATAGCGTGCGGGCATTTCAAAACAGGGGACGACAGTGATGTTGAATATATGGATGTGCCTAATTGCATTGGGGTGAGAATAGACCCTGACAATCACTTTTTAGCTCGAGCTTCTGGCCACTCTATGAATGGCGGAAAACACCCTATTCTGGATCGACAGTTATTATTACTAGAGAGAATTACACCTGATAAAGCGGGTTCATTACAGAATATAACGGTAGCCATTGAACGTCATGACATAGGAGGGGAAAGCCAATACTTATTAAGAGATGTAAAAAAAGTCGCTTCAGGTAAGTATCTATTAGTAGCTAAAAATCCAGATTATGATGATTTGCTTGCTGACGACAATATGAGAACTTTTGCTCGTTTGAAGCATGTATTTTTAGAAGAAAGTTGA
- the ubiB gene encoding ubiquinone biosynthesis regulatory protein kinase UbiB yields the protein MWQNLKRVGRIVNVVIRYRLDTFIPIDKLPWFLKYTFGALSTLGRQNLQGSRGERLRLALESLGPIFVKFGQLLSTRRDLLDDDLADQLAKLQDRVPPFSGEDAQVIIEKALGAPIDQLFDKFVLTPLASASIAQVHTATLKTGEDVVIKVIRPNIESTIKQDIGLLYSLAKLLNKYSKDGRRLKPVEVVSDYEYTILDELDLAKEAANTGLLQRNFHESDLLYVPQVHWDYCRDNVMVIERISGIPVANINDLNNAKVNMKCLAERGVEIFFTQVFDHSFFHADMHPGNIFVDPSNPESPKYIAIDCAIMGSLTDEDKNYLARNLLAFFERDYRMVAQLHVESGWVPKNTPVHAFETAIRSVCEPMFAKPLKDISFGQVLIGLFQTARRFNMEVQPQLVLLEKTLLNIEGLGRQLYPDLDLWVTAKPFLERWMKRQIGPQRVFDEIKKQAPEWAGQLPQIPNLIYSALSQASKQEERAIAQTQALMNLNKELKRNRRNTPFKVLGILSIISAWIVSDPMALKHLASADIMSLGLFIAGIYLLVLKP from the coding sequence ATGTGGCAAAACCTTAAACGAGTAGGACGTATTGTTAACGTCGTCATTCGCTACCGACTCGACACTTTTATCCCTATTGATAAGCTACCCTGGTTTCTAAAGTATACTTTTGGTGCACTATCCACTTTAGGTAGGCAGAACCTACAAGGCTCCAGAGGTGAACGTTTACGCCTAGCGTTAGAATCTCTTGGGCCTATTTTCGTCAAATTCGGTCAACTATTATCCACCCGAAGAGATTTGCTCGATGACGATTTAGCGGATCAGTTAGCCAAACTTCAAGATAGGGTTCCACCCTTTTCCGGAGAAGATGCTCAAGTTATTATTGAAAAGGCATTAGGCGCACCAATAGACCAACTGTTCGACAAATTCGTTTTAACCCCACTCGCATCAGCGTCAATCGCGCAAGTACATACGGCCACCCTTAAAACAGGTGAAGACGTTGTTATTAAGGTTATTCGCCCAAACATTGAATCCACCATAAAACAAGACATCGGTCTTTTGTATAGCCTTGCAAAGCTTCTCAATAAATACAGCAAAGATGGTCGCAGACTTAAACCTGTAGAGGTGGTCAGTGATTACGAATACACCATTCTTGATGAGCTAGACTTAGCTAAAGAAGCGGCAAACACAGGTCTATTACAGCGTAATTTCCATGAATCTGATTTGCTTTATGTACCGCAAGTCCATTGGGATTACTGCCGCGATAATGTGATGGTTATCGAACGCATTTCAGGCATTCCTGTTGCCAACATTAACGATTTAAATAACGCCAAAGTGAATATGAAGTGCCTTGCAGAACGAGGCGTAGAAATATTTTTTACTCAAGTGTTTGATCACAGCTTCTTTCATGCCGACATGCACCCCGGCAACATTTTTGTCGACCCAAGCAATCCAGAGTCACCTAAATACATCGCGATTGATTGTGCCATTATGGGCAGCCTCACAGATGAAGATAAAAACTATTTAGCACGTAATCTACTCGCTTTCTTTGAAAGAGATTATCGCATGGTGGCACAATTACACGTAGAAAGTGGCTGGGTACCAAAGAACACGCCAGTTCATGCCTTTGAAACGGCCATACGCAGTGTTTGTGAACCTATGTTTGCCAAACCATTAAAAGATATTTCTTTTGGACAAGTATTAATTGGGCTCTTCCAGACAGCAAGACGTTTTAATATGGAAGTGCAGCCGCAACTCGTACTATTAGAAAAAACCCTATTGAATATTGAAGGTTTAGGCAGACAGCTGTATCCAGATCTCGACTTATGGGTAACCGCTAAACCTTTTCTAGAACGATGGATGAAGCGTCAAATTGGCCCACAAAGAGTCTTCGATGAAATCAAAAAGCAAGCACCTGAATGGGCTGGTCAACTCCCTCAAATCCCAAACCTAATTTACAGTGCCCTGTCTCAAGCAAGTAAGCAGGAAGAAAGAGCCATAGCGCAAACACAAGCACTCATGAACTTGAATAAAGAGCTTAAGCGTAATCGTCGCAACACACCTTTTAAGGTATTAGGCATATTAAGCATCATTAGCGCTTGGATAGTCTCAGACCCTATGGCACTAAAACATCTAGCAAGTGCAGATATAATGAGTTTAGGGCTTTTTATTGCAGGAATATACCTGTTAGTATTAAAACCGTAA
- the ubiE gene encoding bifunctional demethylmenaquinone methyltransferase/2-methoxy-6-polyprenyl-1,4-benzoquinol methylase UbiE, which yields MQEPSNNTTHFGFKEIPTDEKVEAVAKVFHSVAAKYDIMNDLMSGGIHRLWKMHTINQSGVRAGNKVLDIAGGTGDLTLRFSRLVGSTGQVILADINDSMLKVGRDKLANKGVVGNVKFAQANAESLPFADNTFDCITIAFGLRNVTDKDAALKSMYRVLKPGGRLLILEFSKPESECLSTIYDQYSFRLLPFMGQIIANDAESYRYLAESIRMHPDQETLKDMMDSAGFERTSYQNLTGGIVALHKGFKY from the coding sequence ATGCAAGAACCTTCAAACAACACGACGCACTTTGGATTCAAAGAGATCCCCACGGATGAAAAAGTGGAGGCTGTCGCCAAAGTTTTTCATTCGGTTGCCGCCAAATATGACATTATGAATGACCTAATGTCTGGAGGAATCCATCGCCTATGGAAAATGCATACCATCAATCAGTCAGGCGTAAGAGCGGGCAATAAAGTGCTCGATATTGCTGGTGGTACCGGCGATTTGACACTAAGATTTTCCCGCTTGGTCGGCTCTACAGGGCAAGTTATTCTTGCCGACATTAATGATTCAATGTTGAAAGTTGGCCGCGATAAATTGGCCAATAAAGGTGTCGTAGGCAATGTAAAATTTGCTCAAGCCAATGCCGAATCCTTGCCTTTCGCTGATAATACTTTTGACTGCATCACAATCGCCTTTGGTTTAAGAAACGTAACCGATAAAGACGCAGCCTTAAAGTCTATGTATCGCGTACTGAAACCGGGCGGAAGGTTGCTCATTTTAGAGTTTTCTAAACCCGAGTCAGAATGCCTCTCTACAATCTATGACCAATACTCATTTAGATTATTGCCTTTTATGGGTCAAATTATCGCCAATGATGCAGAGAGTTATCGCTATCTCGCCGAATCTATTCGTATGCACCCAGATCAAGAAACATTAAAAGACATGATGGACTCAGCAGGCTTTGAACGTACGTCCTATCAAAACTTAACTGGTGGTATTGTCGCTCTACACAAAGGATTCAAATATTAA
- a CDS encoding class I SAM-dependent methyltransferase, producing the protein MSDNTLTYYNQNAEHFANSTRYIDMSELYQAFLPYINTQGLILDAGCGSARDAAYFKSQGFNVNAFDASQELAELASAYLQQEVEVKRFQELDEKNLYDGIWCCASLLHVPKEALLTVFLNLETALKNNGVLYVSFKYGTHERLHNGRAFTDLNEEALVTLLDELPQLSLIKSWQTTDQRPERDSEIWLNALIRKASNT; encoded by the coding sequence TTGTCAGATAACACACTCACCTATTACAACCAAAATGCAGAACACTTTGCTAACTCAACTCGATACATTGATATGTCAGAGCTTTATCAGGCGTTTTTACCTTATATAAACACTCAGGGTCTCATCCTCGACGCAGGGTGCGGGTCCGCTAGGGATGCGGCTTATTTTAAATCACAAGGCTTTAACGTCAATGCTTTCGATGCCAGTCAAGAATTAGCTGAATTGGCAAGTGCTTACCTACAACAAGAGGTTGAGGTTAAAAGGTTTCAGGAACTGGATGAGAAGAACTTATACGATGGTATTTGGTGCTGTGCCAGTTTATTACATGTCCCAAAAGAGGCGCTTTTAACGGTGTTCCTAAATTTAGAAACGGCACTGAAAAATAATGGCGTGTTGTATGTGTCTTTTAAATACGGCACACACGAAAGATTGCATAATGGACGAGCCTTTACAGATTTAAATGAGGAAGCGTTAGTTACATTATTGGATGAATTACCACAACTAAGTTTGATTAAAAGTTGGCAAACAACCGATCAACGGCCTGAGAGGGATTCTGAAATATGGCTGAATGCACTGATAAGAAAAGCCAGTAATACATGA
- a CDS encoding phosphoribosyl-ATP diphosphatase has protein sequence MKTDILTELAKTLEQRKLAPSDSSYVASLHAKGLNKILEKVGEESIETILAAKDAQKSEDKTDLVYETADLWFHTLVMLSHLDLGPEDVLNELARRFNLSGLEEKASRSK, from the coding sequence ATGAAAACCGATATTTTAACCGAACTAGCGAAAACGCTTGAGCAACGAAAATTAGCGCCGTCGGATTCATCCTACGTAGCCAGTTTACACGCAAAAGGTTTAAATAAGATTTTAGAAAAAGTGGGCGAAGAGAGTATTGAAACTATTCTGGCCGCAAAAGACGCCCAAAAATCTGAAGACAAGACAGACCTTGTTTACGAAACGGCAGACCTTTGGTTCCACACTTTAGTGATGTTATCTCATTTAGATTTAGGCCCTGAAGATGTCCTAAATGAGTTAGCTCGTCGATTTAACTTATCTGGCCTTGAAGAAAAAGCCAGTCGATCAAAATAG
- a CDS encoding GGDEF domain-containing protein: protein MSDPATIKLIETLRKAVSRTSMMAEGMDPQLDLALKEIRQTITSNSDATTISTVLKESEPKLIKADEARDFRAKKFRDVLHDLIDLLERLPNHTVPQKQKKDLLTTIRSQWQSVPHWPDLVESSLSLVEATLLANNDAKNEKRSLFKKLFSKNGKESSIAEKNISGVLLDVSQTLTSLLDNLSLPENFDDQISDVKIFLSDSKELEHIPKMVAETTNLAMIALGKNQQDLTSYLSQLNSQLASINAGIVTSYKSQRTLTSTRKDLNSELRKHVSETSNAALQAKDLGNLKSLIEAKLGTISSTMDQYQKQMQEQEKQASHSISHLRNKVSRMEKDASTLRLSLQQKLAQAMTDSLTNLPNRAAYQDSILPICNMNQKANTQLALAVCDIDHFKSVNDTWGHLAGDKVLRLLPRQIRSALTEKDMAFRYGGEEFVILLPNTSLSAAKTKMEGIRQAVEKMPFNVQGEPVPITISIGVALLQENENHEALFERADKNLYQAKEQGRNRVVFS from the coding sequence ATGTCAGATCCAGCGACAATTAAGCTGATAGAAACGCTTCGTAAAGCCGTCTCTAGAACCAGTATGATGGCAGAAGGGATGGACCCTCAGCTGGATCTGGCATTAAAAGAAATTCGACAAACGATCACGTCAAACTCAGATGCTACTACCATCAGCACTGTGTTAAAAGAATCTGAACCAAAACTAATAAAAGCCGACGAAGCACGAGATTTCAGAGCGAAGAAATTTCGAGATGTTCTTCATGATTTAATCGATCTTCTAGAACGACTCCCAAACCACACTGTCCCTCAGAAACAGAAAAAAGACTTACTTACGACAATACGCAGCCAATGGCAATCTGTCCCTCACTGGCCTGATTTAGTAGAGTCTTCACTTTCTTTGGTTGAGGCCACTTTATTAGCGAACAATGACGCTAAAAATGAAAAACGCTCGCTTTTTAAAAAGTTATTTTCCAAAAATGGGAAAGAAAGCTCCATTGCTGAAAAGAATATTTCAGGTGTCTTACTGGATGTGTCTCAAACCTTAACCTCACTGTTAGATAACCTATCGCTGCCAGAAAATTTTGATGACCAAATAAGTGACGTGAAAATTTTTTTAAGCGATTCGAAAGAGTTAGAACACATCCCCAAAATGGTGGCAGAAACCACTAACTTAGCCATGATCGCCCTGGGCAAAAACCAGCAAGATTTAACGTCTTATTTAAGCCAGTTAAATTCTCAGCTCGCCTCGATCAATGCCGGTATAGTAACCAGCTATAAAAGCCAGAGAACATTAACGAGCACTCGTAAAGATCTAAACTCTGAATTAAGAAAACACGTTTCTGAAACATCAAACGCAGCATTACAAGCAAAAGATTTAGGTAATTTAAAAAGCCTAATTGAGGCAAAGCTTGGCACCATTTCATCAACAATGGATCAGTACCAAAAGCAGATGCAGGAACAAGAAAAGCAAGCAAGTCATTCCATTTCCCACTTAAGAAATAAAGTCAGTAGAATGGAAAAAGACGCCTCAACGCTCAGACTCAGCTTACAGCAAAAGCTTGCACAAGCGATGACCGATAGTTTAACGAACCTTCCAAACCGAGCCGCCTACCAAGACTCAATATTGCCTATTTGTAATATGAATCAAAAAGCCAACACCCAGTTGGCTCTTGCTGTGTGTGATATTGACCACTTCAAAAGTGTAAATGATACTTGGGGCCACCTGGCTGGGGATAAAGTATTAAGATTACTCCCTAGGCAGATTCGTAGCGCACTCACAGAAAAAGACATGGCATTTCGCTATGGGGGTGAGGAGTTTGTTATTTTATTACCCAATACCTCTCTTAGTGCCGCTAAAACAAAAATGGAAGGCATTCGCCAAGCAGTTGAAAAGATGCCATTTAATGTTCAAGGTGAACCCGTTCCTATCACCATATCTATAGGTGTGGCTCTATTACAAGAGAACGAAAACCATGAAGCCCTGTTCGAAAGAGCGGATAAAAACCTGTACCAGGCAAAAGAACAAGGTCGAAACCGAGTTGTGTTCTCTTAG
- the tatB gene encoding Sec-independent protein translocase protein TatB produces the protein MFDIGFSELLIVFIVGLLILGPERLPHAARSAGLWIRKIKRSIGTVQREINEQLDKEELQQKIQETNNRIMAETNAIQNTITPLPETANNQIPDAIEEVNTASQVAEEAKVETSSSSETMVSDKTLQTEKN, from the coding sequence GTGTTTGATATAGGCTTTTCAGAGCTCCTCATCGTCTTTATTGTGGGCCTACTTATTTTAGGCCCTGAAAGGTTGCCTCACGCTGCAAGATCGGCGGGATTATGGATTAGAAAAATAAAACGGAGCATTGGTACTGTTCAACGAGAAATCAATGAACAACTAGACAAAGAAGAGCTACAACAAAAAATTCAGGAAACCAATAATCGTATTATGGCCGAAACCAATGCCATTCAAAATACGATAACGCCCTTACCTGAAACAGCGAATAATCAAATACCTGACGCTATAGAGGAAGTTAACACAGCCTCACAAGTAGCTGAAGAAGCCAAGGTTGAAACGTCCAGTTCCTCAGAAACAATGGTATCGGATAAGACGTTACAAACAGAAAAAAATTAA
- the yihA gene encoding ribosome biogenesis GTP-binding protein YihA/YsxC: protein MTPFDPIFHSAYFIKSAEKLSQCPIDQGLEVAFAGRSNAGKSTALNTLTDQKKLARTSKTPGRTQLINCFGLNVDDRRLIDLPGYGFAKVPVAMKINWQAHMQDYLMNRHSLVGFVLVMDIRHPLKEFDELMLDWAQANKMQVHVLLTKSDKLKRGPAKSTMLQVQKNLNERGVIGSVQTFSGLSGDGLDALRNKLGEWLELGAFTKAAKAEG, encoded by the coding sequence ATGACACCCTTTGATCCTATTTTTCACTCAGCTTATTTTATCAAAAGTGCTGAAAAACTCTCTCAATGTCCAATTGACCAAGGTTTGGAGGTTGCTTTTGCTGGGCGCTCCAATGCTGGCAAGTCAACGGCCTTAAATACACTGACTGACCAAAAGAAATTAGCAAGGACTTCAAAAACGCCAGGGCGAACACAATTAATTAATTGTTTTGGCCTAAATGTGGACGACAGGCGTTTAATTGACTTACCTGGTTATGGGTTTGCAAAAGTCCCTGTGGCGATGAAAATTAACTGGCAAGCCCACATGCAAGACTATCTTATGAATCGACATTCATTAGTGGGTTTTGTCTTAGTGATGGACATTCGCCACCCATTAAAAGAATTTGATGAATTAATGCTAGATTGGGCTCAGGCCAATAAAATGCAGGTTCATGTTCTGTTGACTAAGTCGGATAAATTGAAGCGCGGACCCGCTAAATCAACCATGTTACAAGTTCAAAAGAATCTAAACGAAAGAGGGGTGATCGGCTCGGTGCAAACCTTCTCTGGTTTATCTGGTGATGGACTTGATGCCCTAAGAAATAAGTTGGGTGAATGGTTGGAATTAGGCGCTTTTACTAAAGCCGCCAAAGCCGAAGGGTAA